A single genomic interval of Brevibacillus brevis harbors:
- a CDS encoding PLDc N-terminal domain-containing protein, producing the protein MVQVGDAPSTFFVFLPLLLILFLNVINIVISIWAYRDARRRGNSKEFSIIVLIALLFFPIIGLIVYLVIRKDKY; encoded by the coding sequence TTGGTTCAAGTAGGCGATGCTCCCTCTACCTTTTTTGTGTTCCTCCCGCTCCTTCTCATCTTATTTTTAAACGTGATTAATATTGTCATCAGTATTTGGGCATACCGTGATGCGAGGAGACGTGGGAATAGCAAGGAGTTCTCCATCATTGTGCTTATTGCGTTATTGTTTTTTCCGATTATTGGGTTGATTGTTTATTTAGTGATTCGGAAAGATAAGTATTGA
- a CDS encoding acyltransferase domain-containing protein, producing MEKPVVFLFSGQGSQYDQRGKDLFDQNPVFRKWMLRLDEKVHSIGTPEVAAVAFMLGADYLPLACMARLCQS from the coding sequence ATGGAAAAGCCTGTTGTGTTTCTGTTTTCTGGACAGGGGTCTCAGTACGATCAGAGGGGGAAAGACCTTTTTGATCAGAATCCGGTATTTCGCAAATGGATGCTTAGGTTAGATGAAAAGGTACATTCCATTGGAACTCCTGAAGTTGCTGCGGTCGCTTTCATGCTTGGGGCGGATTATTTGCCATTAGCTTGTATGGCTCGGTTATGCCAATCGTGA
- a CDS encoding 4'-phosphopantetheinyl transferase superfamily protein — protein sequence MVKFLHPKEFEYYFHLEFERRVKSYLTGRYVAKRAVSVLTGEDSLERICIEQGIFHHPVVNLPNTTNVQVSITHCDDLAAAIAFSEELPMGIDVERISVDRNKVLETQMTVKEGNLFSCLPYSYETTLTLFWTVKEALSKILKTALTTSFHIYEISQVVAKDGVVYSLFDNFPQYRTASFILGDYVCSITYPKKTEWNVAVVKDELQEIEPPMTNRL from the coding sequence ATGGTAAAATTCCTGCATCCAAAAGAATTCGAGTACTATTTTCATCTGGAGTTTGAGCGGAGAGTAAAAAGCTACCTGACAGGGAGATATGTCGCCAAAAGAGCCGTTTCGGTTTTGACTGGAGAAGACAGCTTAGAGCGAATATGTATTGAACAGGGCATTTTTCATCACCCTGTCGTGAACCTACCGAATACAACCAATGTCCAAGTGAGTATCACCCACTGTGACGATCTTGCCGCAGCCATTGCTTTTTCGGAAGAGCTACCGATGGGAATTGATGTTGAGAGAATTAGCGTTGATAGAAATAAAGTTCTGGAGACGCAAATGACAGTGAAAGAGGGCAATTTATTTTCATGCTTGCCTTATTCCTATGAAACGACTCTCACTCTTTTCTGGACAGTCAAGGAAGCGTTATCCAAAATTTTGAAGACAGCCCTAACAACTTCTTTTCATATCTATGAAATAAGCCAAGTGGTGGCAAAGGATGGGGTTGTTTATAGTCTTTTTGATAACTTTCCCCAATACCGTACTGCATCTTTTATCCTTGGCGACTATGTGTGTTCGATCACCTACCCGAAAAAGACTGAGTGGAATGTTGCTGTAGTAAAGGATGAACTTCAGGAGATAGAACCACCCATGACAAATCGCTTATGA
- the loaP gene encoding antiterminator LoaP, whose protein sequence is MKWYAIFVDSGKEEVVQKYLKLYFNEESLKSLVPKRLVPEKKSGIVYNVLKNIFPGYVLIKTEMTNDTFHKIKKIPISFRLVNNRSYYSQDEGVYYSSIDEKEIIPILQLMGNGEVVDYSKVYLENSKVIVESGPLKGLEGIIKKVDKHKKRAKIFLSFMGVEKTIDVGIEILSKPS, encoded by the coding sequence TTGAAATGGTATGCCATCTTTGTAGATTCTGGTAAAGAAGAAGTCGTTCAAAAGTACCTCAAACTCTATTTTAATGAAGAGTCTTTAAAATCCCTTGTGCCGAAGAGATTGGTTCCTGAGAAAAAATCAGGCATTGTGTATAATGTCCTGAAGAATATTTTTCCTGGATATGTACTTATTAAAACTGAAATGACTAACGATACGTTCCATAAAATTAAAAAAATTCCTATAAGTTTTCGTTTGGTCAATAACCGTAGTTACTATTCGCAAGATGAGGGCGTTTATTATTCGAGCATTGACGAAAAAGAAATCATCCCGATACTCCAACTCATGGGCAACGGTGAGGTTGTCGATTATTCAAAAGTATATCTGGAAAATTCAAAGGTGATCGTAGAATCTGGTCCCCTAAAAGGACTGGAAGGCATTATCAAAAAAGTGGACAAGCACAAAAAGAGGGCTAAAATATTTCTATCCTTTATGGGAGTAGAGAAGACAATTGATGTGGGAATTGAAATCCTCTCAAAACCTTCGTAA
- a CDS encoding lipase family protein, which produces MVFSDEDNMFTSQAAIFLAAMSYQTYLLYFNEELILPKGFQLRYTIRASADVENPTEHIYGFVAESKDEIIIAFRGYAAYPADLLAAYDILQIPYPFVTEAGKTSRGFTCLYQSTRDRLFRKINQFSASKKLFITGHNYGGALAVLAALDIAVNTQFRHPIVYTYGSPRIGDPHFASRFNKVVPNSLRIVNVHDSFPTFPDQKYPPPFTQEGIYYQHVKNKFPLSFQLNNTPRNDSIACYFQSLTQFDPDYAQTLCVENPGFCPDTDTCIPFQGKC; this is translated from the coding sequence ATGGTTTTCTCGGACGAAGACAACATGTTTACTAGTCAGGCTGCCATTTTCCTTGCGGCCATGAGCTATCAGACTTATCTATTATATTTTAATGAGGAGCTTATCTTACCCAAAGGCTTTCAACTCCGATACACGATTCGAGCTTCAGCTGACGTAGAGAATCCAACTGAACATATCTATGGTTTTGTGGCAGAATCAAAAGATGAAATCATCATTGCCTTCAGAGGGTACGCAGCCTATCCGGCAGACCTTTTGGCAGCCTATGACATCTTACAAATTCCCTATCCTTTTGTTACAGAGGCAGGGAAAACCTCACGTGGATTTACATGCCTGTATCAGTCAACACGAGATCGATTATTCAGAAAAATAAATCAGTTTTCCGCATCAAAAAAGCTGTTTATTACTGGCCACAACTACGGTGGCGCACTGGCTGTACTGGCAGCTTTAGATATTGCGGTAAACACGCAGTTTAGACACCCAATCGTTTATACCTATGGCAGTCCGCGTATTGGTGACCCCCACTTCGCTTCTCGCTTCAATAAAGTCGTTCCAAATAGCCTGCGCATTGTCAATGTTCACGACTCTTTCCCTACCTTCCCCGATCAAAAGTATCCGCCTCCTTTTACCCAGGAAGGCATCTACTATCAACATGTAAAAAACAAGTTTCCTCTCTCGTTTCAACTGAATAATACGCCTCGCAACGATAGTATCGCCTGCTATTTCCAAAGCCTCACTCAGTTTGACCCTGATTACGCCCAAACGCTCTGTGTGGAAAATCCGGGGTTTTGTCCCGATACCGATACGTGTATTCCGTTTCAAGGCAAATGCTAG
- a CDS encoding lipase family protein has protein sequence MIDRIYNSEDAILLAAMVHQAYQLFETDSLVLPQGYRQRSAIRALAGVETPEPEVFGFVAESPDSIVVAFRGTRTFNDNESDQDLYQVPYRFVRKAGKTHRGFTCIYQSARDELIRELSKLPRSKRLFVAGHSLGGGLAALAGLDIAVNTKFPRPFVYTYGSPRVGDPVFASRFNETVKNSVRIVNVHDIIPTLPSKAYPPPFTKKGLYYQHVDRKHLLDFQLNSLAVRNHEIVCYFTFLAQEEPGFTERLCTENEGFCPDTGMCVPFLGGC, from the coding sequence ATGATCGATCGTATTTATAACAGTGAAGATGCGATTTTACTTGCGGCCATGGTCCATCAGGCCTATCAGCTTTTTGAAACAGATTCACTTGTCTTGCCACAAGGGTATCGTCAACGCTCGGCGATTCGAGCATTGGCTGGTGTTGAGACGCCGGAGCCCGAGGTATTTGGTTTTGTAGCCGAGTCACCCGACAGTATCGTTGTTGCTTTTCGGGGAACACGCACGTTTAACGACAATGAGTCAGATCAAGATTTGTATCAAGTCCCCTATCGATTTGTCAGAAAGGCAGGAAAAACCCACCGTGGGTTTACTTGCATTTACCAATCCGCGCGAGATGAATTGATTCGGGAGCTGAGCAAGCTCCCTAGATCGAAAAGACTATTTGTTGCGGGGCACAGTTTAGGGGGAGGCTTGGCCGCACTTGCCGGTTTGGATATTGCCGTGAATACGAAGTTTCCGCGACCTTTTGTGTATACGTATGGGAGCCCACGTGTCGGAGATCCTGTCTTTGCTTCGCGGTTTAATGAGACTGTAAAGAACAGTGTTCGGATCGTGAATGTTCATGATATTATTCCGACGTTGCCGTCCAAAGCGTATCCCCCTCCGTTTACGAAGAAAGGATTGTACTACCAGCATGTCGATCGGAAGCATTTGTTGGATTTTCAGTTGAATAGCTTAGCTGTAAGGAATCATGAAATTGTTTGTTATTTTACGTTTCTGGCGCAGGAGGAGCCTGGGTTTACGGAGAGGTTGTGTACGGAGAATGAGGGGTTTTGTCCGGATACAGGGATGTGTGTGCCGTTTTTAGGGGGATGTTGA
- a CDS encoding cyclic lactone autoinducer peptide has translation MKNKAMMFVAKHVSAIASFVAVLAVSTASFGFVGKPEIPEELKK, from the coding sequence ATGAAAAATAAAGCGATGATGTTCGTAGCGAAGCATGTTTCAGCAATTGCTTCATTTGTTGCGGTACTGGCGGTATCTACCGCATCCTTTGGTTTCGTGGGGAAACCTGAAATTCCAGAAGAATTAAAGAAATAA
- a CDS encoding accessory gene regulator ArgB-like protein — MIETLAERIAIQLKSINPHETKSVPTMKFGLILIINMLLIITISLTISLMIGTFQGTLLTLAGFLVLRQFSGGFHYSSSVYCTMTSIAGAVFIPLITLPNDFVTPIIIITLVLVALFAPQEMEMQSRLFKQNQTLLLKIISIIIVSLLFFIESETLVKTFFVQALTLIPLKGGGKDEK, encoded by the coding sequence ATGATTGAAACTCTTGCTGAAAGAATAGCCATACAACTAAAGTCGATCAATCCACATGAAACGAAGTCAGTCCCCACCATGAAGTTTGGGTTGATCCTTATCATCAACATGCTGCTCATCATTACAATTAGCCTTACCATTTCACTTATGATAGGGACGTTTCAAGGAACATTACTCACATTGGCCGGATTTTTAGTACTACGCCAATTTTCAGGAGGATTTCACTACTCATCGTCCGTCTACTGCACCATGACAAGTATAGCGGGAGCTGTATTCATCCCTCTCATTACCCTTCCTAATGATTTTGTCACCCCGATTATTATCATCACATTAGTCCTAGTAGCACTTTTTGCACCGCAAGAAATGGAAATGCAATCACGACTATTCAAACAGAATCAGACTTTGCTCCTCAAGATCATCTCCATTATCATCGTCAGTTTATTATTTTTCATAGAAAGCGAGACACTGGTTAAGACCTTTTTTGTGCAAGCACTGACGCTCATTCCACTGAAAGGAGGTGGAAAAGATGAAAAATAA
- a CDS encoding phosphatidylglycerophosphatase A, with translation MKKQVHSIEVRNAALARLAERGVTVEDIAEIVYLMQSPYHPDLTMAQCIESVKAVLEKREMQHAILVGVELDTLAEKGLLSEPLQSIIASDEGLFGCDETLALGSVFGYGSIAVTTFGHLDKHKVGVIKRLDTKSAEGRVHTFLDDLVASVAANASSRMAHRMRDEQEAELARSEALKQQETELLVEEKGKGTEQAG, from the coding sequence ATGAAGAAGCAAGTACACAGCATCGAAGTCAGAAACGCTGCTCTCGCACGTTTGGCAGAACGCGGAGTGACGGTGGAAGATATCGCAGAGATCGTCTATCTCATGCAGTCGCCCTACCATCCAGATCTCACAATGGCGCAGTGCATCGAGAGCGTGAAAGCAGTCTTGGAAAAAAGGGAAATGCAGCACGCCATCCTGGTTGGCGTTGAGTTGGATACGTTAGCAGAGAAGGGTCTCTTGTCCGAGCCGCTCCAATCCATCATCGCGTCAGATGAAGGACTTTTCGGATGCGACGAAACATTGGCGCTAGGCTCCGTATTTGGATATGGAAGTATCGCGGTGACCACCTTTGGTCATTTGGATAAGCACAAGGTTGGGGTGATTAAAAGGCTGGATACCAAGTCGGCAGAGGGACGTGTTCACACGTTTTTGGACGACCTCGTGGCGAGTGTGGCAGCCAATGCGTCTAGCCGCATGGCGCATCGGATGAGAGATGAGCAGGAGGCGGAGTTGGCACGAAGTGAGGCGTTGAAGCAACAGGAAACGGAGCTGCTTGTCGAGGAGAAAGGGAAAGGGACGGAGCAGGCGGGGTAG
- a CDS encoding alpha/beta hydrolase has translation MALEEIILESRHLGTPEKLIVYTPQRYSPLYSYPVLYVQDGEDYLAMGRMASLLDQLNGDKELPDIIAVFLPVEKSKRNERYHPDGKEHMAYRRFLAEEVVSYVDTHYSTHPLGNARTLLGESLGGVVSLFTALHYPHTFGQVACQSIAMDAKLNRLVADADFSVPQTIYLEIGTEETAVSTGRGTLNLLAANDELREILGTKKATLVYETFEGDHTWGHWQRNLPRMLKTLYG, from the coding sequence GTGGCCCTTGAGGAAATCATCTTGGAAAGCCGGCATTTGGGGACGCCGGAAAAGCTGATTGTCTACACACCCCAACGCTACTCGCCACTCTACTCGTATCCAGTCCTCTACGTACAAGATGGAGAAGATTACCTGGCAATGGGTAGAATGGCTTCTTTGCTGGATCAATTGAATGGGGACAAAGAATTGCCTGATATCATCGCTGTCTTTCTCCCAGTTGAGAAAAGCAAACGGAACGAACGTTATCATCCGGATGGCAAGGAGCATATGGCCTACCGTCGCTTCCTCGCCGAAGAAGTTGTAAGCTATGTCGATACGCATTACTCCACTCATCCTTTGGGAAACGCTCGAACACTTCTTGGCGAATCTTTGGGCGGCGTTGTCTCTCTGTTCACTGCTCTTCACTATCCACATACGTTTGGACAAGTTGCCTGCCAGTCGATTGCCATGGACGCAAAGTTAAATCGTCTGGTTGCTGACGCTGACTTTTCCGTACCGCAAACCATTTATTTGGAGATCGGAACGGAGGAAACGGCAGTAAGCACGGGCCGAGGCACATTGAATCTTCTAGCGGCCAATGACGAACTACGCGAGATTTTGGGCACGAAAAAAGCCACCCTCGTTTATGAAACGTTTGAGGGTGACCATACGTGGGGCCACTGGCAGCGTAATCTACCGCGTATGCTAAAGACGCTTTACGGGTAA
- a CDS encoding YjcG family protein — MMYSIVIFPSSKVQEVANSYRKRYDPGYALVPPYIRLKEAFELDEAKLPELVSHLEQVASSTDSFSAHFHRVSSFHPTNNVIYLAVQNKEPFNELHQKIANQCVNEKETYAYVPHLTIGRDLSDDELRDVTGQLSMAKIDLNSEIDRFHLIYQLEDGIWSVYQTFLLKK, encoded by the coding sequence ATGATGTACAGTATCGTAATTTTCCCATCTAGCAAGGTGCAAGAAGTAGCCAACTCTTACCGGAAACGTTATGACCCGGGCTATGCTTTGGTTCCTCCGTATATCCGTTTGAAGGAAGCCTTTGAGCTGGACGAAGCCAAGCTGCCTGAGCTGGTGAGCCATCTGGAGCAGGTTGCCTCCTCTACCGACAGCTTTTCGGCCCATTTCCATCGGGTATCTTCTTTCCACCCTACCAACAACGTGATCTATTTGGCTGTGCAAAACAAAGAACCATTCAACGAGCTACATCAAAAGATCGCCAATCAGTGTGTGAATGAAAAAGAAACCTACGCATACGTACCGCATCTGACCATCGGGCGTGACCTGTCCGACGATGAGCTGCGGGATGTAACCGGCCAACTGAGCATGGCAAAAATTGACTTGAACAGCGAGATTGATCGCTTCCACTTGATTTATCAGCTCGAGGATGGCATCTGGAGCGTTTACCAGACTTTCCTTCTCAAAAAATAA
- a CDS encoding GNAT family N-acetyltransferase, whose amino-acid sequence MNLQTYQIQRATTEQELADALSVRRVVFIEEQEVPEELEIDEHDTLDGGTIHFVAYCDGKPVGASRIRTYSPGVGKIERVAVAKTERGTGLGRQIMLAMEELAKQHGYDSLKLNAQTHAQRFYEKLGYEPFGDLFDDAGIEHIAMVKSIHE is encoded by the coding sequence ATGAACCTGCAAACCTACCAGATCCAAAGAGCCACCACTGAACAAGAATTGGCGGATGCCCTGTCGGTGCGCCGAGTCGTTTTCATCGAGGAACAGGAAGTACCGGAAGAGTTGGAAATCGATGAGCATGACACCTTGGATGGTGGAACGATTCATTTTGTGGCCTACTGCGATGGAAAGCCAGTGGGCGCAAGCCGTATCCGTACGTACTCACCTGGCGTGGGAAAAATTGAGCGGGTCGCAGTTGCCAAAACAGAACGCGGTACTGGACTGGGCCGCCAAATCATGCTTGCGATGGAAGAACTGGCCAAACAGCACGGATATGACAGCCTGAAGCTGAACGCACAGACGCACGCCCAACGTTTTTATGAAAAGCTCGGCTATGAACCTTTTGGCGACTTATTCGACGATGCGGGTATCGAGCATATTGCGATGGTCAAATCCATTCACGAATAA